In Deltaproteobacteria bacterium, the DNA window GTCGCCCGCGTTCATCCAGCTCTTCGACCAGACTTCGATACTTAGACCGAAGCCAGCACACAATGGTCTCGTCTCTCATCCCTGCTCTTGTGCAGAGGCTCTCCACTCCGGTCAATCACTATTGCGGTAAGTTGTTTCCTGCCACCGCCTTAGTGATGTTAATGCTCCCGATATCCAACGTGCGTTCATCACGTAATATGCTGTTAAGTTCCATTGGTCGCCTCAGGTGCTCTGGAGCTATGAGCTGTTGTAAGACATCGCTAGCCGCGCGGACCGCCAGTCGACTGCCAAGGGTCAGTTGTCGCCAACGTACAGCGTCACTTACCCAATCCACGCGAAACACGAGCGGTCCCTGCACGCTAGAGAACTCATAGAGTCCCTCAGCCTCAGGATAGCGGCTCTGCGCCTGCTCCAAACTGCAAGGGGCGCACATCACCACGCCGCGGATGAGAGTGAACTCCCGAAACGACCAACGCGAAGGTGGAATACCTTGCGATGGACGCTGCACGCAGGCCGCAAGGCTCATCATGATGATAGTGTGGCACAAGAGTTCTAACGTTTTCGTCATGATTGGTCTCCCTCATGTCAAATCAAGCACCTACGTGCATGTTCGCTCGAACACCTGCTGGGGCAGAAAGGGTCGATATCGTGTGTCGCTCTTGTCCTCTATTCCCTTCAGCGCAGCCAGTGGTCCTTTTATTCCCTTTCCCTAGAATTGGCAGTAGCCTGCGGTACCCGGCGCCTTTCCTGATCATATGAACAGGCTCTGACTGTCGACGAGGTCTCCTCCTTTGCGTGCTATATCACAATATGTACGGTTGCGTCTGGGTTACGCTCCGTGCTAGGTTTGGCGCGGTTTCGTCTCGGACGCTTTTGCGCACGCTGGCAAATCAGCTGAGAAATCGACATAAGGAGGGACCTCACATGAAGTTTGGTTTGATGTACGAAATTCAAATTCCTGAACCCCACTATCCAGGGATTGTTCAGGATACCTACAAGCAAGTGATTGCCCAAGTCATGCTGGCCGAAGAGATGGGCTTTGATCACTTCTGGACGGTTGAGCATCACTTTTTGACTGAGTTCTCTTACTGTCCAGCGCCAGAGGTATTGTATGGCGCGATTTCTCAGCGCACCAGCAAAATCCGTATTGGTCATGCGGTCGCGCTGCTCCCGCCACAATACAACCACCCGATTCGTGTTGCGGAGCGTGCTGCGGTACTCGACATCCTTAGCGATGGTCGTTGCGAACTTGGCACTGGACGTTCAACTACCTTGATTGAGATGGGAGGTTTTAACATTAACCCGGAAGAGACCAAGGCGATGTGGGAAGAGGCGGTTGCGATGATCCCGCGCATGTGGCTCGAAGATCCGTTCTCACATGAAGGTCGCTTCTTCAAGGTTCCGCCACGCTCGGTTATTCCAAAACCAGTGCAGAAACCACACCCTCCGCTGTGGGTTGCATGTGCCCAGCCGGATAGCTTTACCGCGGCAGGAAAAAAGGGCCTGGGTGCTTTATGCTTCAACATCGGTAACCCCGAGGAATTGACTCGTCGCGTTGATCTCTATCGCGAAGCCGTTCGCCAGGCAGAACCCGTCGGTGCGTTTGTCAATGATAAAGTTGCCGCACTTGGTATCATTCACTGTGCGGAAAGTGACAAGCAGGCACGAGAGATTGGTGGCCCCCGCGGCATGTGGTTCCTCAATAAATCTCTGGAGCTATATCGTCCGTGGCAGGAGCAAGGAGTGAAAGTTCCTGACTCCTATAAATTCGCTGTCGGCGCACTGCAGGGGGAACGGTCAGGGAAGTCACTGGATGATTTGATCGAGGGAGGCATGTTCTGTATGGGGAACCCGGACACCTGCATTCGTATTCTCAAGAAGTATCAAGCCGCAGGTGTCGACCAGGTCCTGTGCTTCATGCAGTTTGGTGGCTTGCCGCATCAGAACATCATGGATTCGATCCGCTTATTCGGCAAACATGTGATCCCGTATTTCCGCAATGCATAAGCGCTGAAGGGGAAGAATCTAGAGGCTAAGGGCCTGCTGTGAGAAGCGACACAACGTCATGCCCGCGCAGGCGGGCATGACGGCAATCAACTGCTGCAGCCTAGAGTGAATGGCCTCTAGCGTCGCCAAAAACCACAGCCAACATTCCAATCGAGCCATTCTCGATCCCATCGATCGCAAATGACAGTGGTTCTCCTTCTTCCTGCAGCCGCGCTGCATAAAGGAGCGGAAGATAATGCTCTGGCGTAGGTACTGAGAGGGGTGCCTCAGGTCCGATGTTTTCGTAATCGATCAACAGCCTGTGATCTCTTTTAAGCAATGAGTCGCGTACCTTTTCGTTGAATCGTATCGCCCAGTCAAACGGAGGCGCGTTCTTACTCCAGTTCAGGATGCCGAGATTATGCACGACACTCCCGCTGCCAAGGATCAATACGCCTTCATGACGCAGCGGTGCCAACCGTGTGGCAAGGTCATAATGAAACTGCGCTGATTCAGTCCCATCGAGGCTCAGTTGCACGACCGGAACATTGGCTTGTGGAAAAAAATGCGCCAGCACCGACCAGGTGCCGTGATCCAATCCCCACCCTCTGTCCATCTGCACCTCAACTGGTGCGAGCAGTTCGCGAACGCGTGCGGCAAGCTGGGGATCGCCAGGTGCAGGATATTGCACCTCGAACAGCGCTTGTGGGAATCCACCAAAGTCATGAATCGTCCGCGGCTTTTCCATAACGGTAACCGCCGTGCCTTGCGTGTACCAATGCG includes these proteins:
- a CDS encoding LLM class flavin-dependent oxidoreductase, which produces MLYHNMYGCVWVTLRARFGAVSSRTLLRTLANQLRNRHKEGPHMKFGLMYEIQIPEPHYPGIVQDTYKQVIAQVMLAEEMGFDHFWTVEHHFLTEFSYCPAPEVLYGAISQRTSKIRIGHAVALLPPQYNHPIRVAERAAVLDILSDGRCELGTGRSTTLIEMGGFNINPEETKAMWEEAVAMIPRMWLEDPFSHEGRFFKVPPRSVIPKPVQKPHPPLWVACAQPDSFTAAGKKGLGALCFNIGNPEELTRRVDLYREAVRQAEPVGAFVNDKVAALGIIHCAESDKQAREIGGPRGMWFLNKSLELYRPWQEQGVKVPDSYKFAVGALQGERSGKSLDDLIEGGMFCMGNPDTCIRILKKYQAAGVDQVLCFMQFGGLPHQNIMDSIRLFGKHVIPYFRNA
- the ygiD gene encoding 4,5-DOPA dioxygenase extradiol; its protein translation is MPTVFVGHGSPMNALSKNRYTDAWRQIATTMPRPNAVLCISAHWYTQGTAVTVMEKPRTIHDFGGFPQALFEVQYPAPGDPQLAARVRELLAPVEVQMDRGWGLDHGTWSVLAHFFPQANVPVVQLSLDGTESAQFHYDLATRLAPLRHEGVLILGSGSVVHNLGILNWSKNAPPFDWAIRFNEKVRDSLLKRDHRLLIDYENIGPEAPLSVPTPEHYLPLLYAARLQEEGEPLSFAIDGIENGSIGMLAVVFGDARGHSL